The Arachis ipaensis cultivar K30076 chromosome B07, Araip1.1, whole genome shotgun sequence genome includes a window with the following:
- the LOC107608866 gene encoding UDP-glycosyltransferase 92A1, with protein sequence MNERKRLKFSNHSPPSPMAQDPSKNNKHGHIVMIPFMAHGHLIPFLALAKLILQRTNNNFTITIATTPLNIQYLRSALSSSSSSTTIHDHLQLSELPFNGIQHGLPPNIENTEKLPLTSMIKLFNASTSLDDPLRSLILKITVEEGHPPLCVISDVFLGWVTNVAKSCGTKNISFSTCGAYGTLAYISIWTHFPHRKTDSEEFWIPGFPENYRFKRSHLHRMLRLADGNDDWSKFFPPQIALSMKSDGWICYTIEELEPFALDLLRKYLNLPVWSVCPLQIKDSNSKQRAGKVSGIALEECIEWLNSKDQSSVLYISFGSQNTISASQMMALAEGLEKSGKPFIWVIRPPFGYDMNGEFGTQWLPEGFEERMKESKRGLLVHKWGPQLEILSHSSTGAFLSHCGQNSMLESLSYGVPIIGWPLAAEQAYNAKMLEEELGVGVILTATVESVISGEEVKNVIETVMDQGGKGKEMKAKAKEIAVLMREATTENGEVKGSSLRSLDDFITTILSSKSL encoded by the exons atgaatgaaagaaAGAGATTGAAGTTCTCTAATCATTCTCCTCCTTCTCCAATGGCACAAGATCCTTCAAAGAACAACAAACATGGCCACATAGTAATGATACCTTTCATGGCACATGGCCATCTAATTCCATTCCTAGCACTAGCAAAACTTATTCTACAAAGAACTAACAATAACTTCACAATCACCATAGCCACTACTCCCCTTAACATTCAATACCTCAGATCAGCactttcctcctcctcttcttccacaACAATTCATGATCATCTTCAACTTTCTGAGCTACCCTTCAATGGAATCCAACATGGTCTACCACCAAACATAGAGAACACAGAGAAGCTTCCCTTAACTTCCATGATCAAGCTCTTCAATGCTTCTACAAGCCTTGATGACCCTCTTCGTTCTTTGATATTGAAGATCACTGTAGAAGAGGGTCACCCTCCACTTTGTGTAATCTCTGATGTGTTTCTTGGTTGGGTCACCAATGTTGCAAAAAGTTGTGGCACCAAGAACATTTCCTTCTCAACTTGTGGTGCTTATGGAACTTTGGCTTACATCTCTATCTGGACACATTTTCCTCACAGGAAAACAGATTCTGAAGAGTTTTGGATACCTGGGTTCCCTGAAAATTATAG GTTCAAGCGCTCTCACTTGCATAGGATGTTAAGGCTAGCTGATGGGAATGATGATTGGTCCAAATTCTTCCCTCCACAGATTGCACTTTCTATGAAATCTGATGGGTGGATTTGCTACacaattgaggagcttgagcctTTTGCCTTGGATCTTCTGAGGAAGTATCTTAACCTTCCTGTTTGGAGTGTTTGTCCTCTTCAGATAaaggattcaaattcaaaacaacgAGCAGGGAAAGTTTCTGGCATAGCTCTTGAAGAATGCATTGAGTGGCTGAATTCCAAGGATCAAAGTTCTGTTCTTTACATATCTTTTGGATCACAGAACACAATCAGTGCTTCCCAGATGATGGCATTAGCCGAGGGGTTGGAAAAGAGTGGGAAGCCGTTTATTTGGGTTATCCGGCCACCTTTCGGTTATGACATGAATGGAGAGTTCGGCACTCAATGGTTGCCGGAAGGGTTCgaagagaggatgaaggagagcAAGAGAGGCTTGTTGGTGCATAAATGGGGACCCCAATTGGAGATTCTATCACATAGTTCAACAGGAGCCTTTTTAAGCCATTGTGGGCAGAATTCAATGTTGGAGAGCCTAAGTTATGGGGTTCCAATAATTGGGTGGCCATTGGCAGCAGAACAAGCTTACAATGCTAAGATGTTAGAGGAAGAATTGGGTGTGGGTGTTATACTCACAGCAACAGTTGAAAGTGTTATTTCAGGGGAGGAAGTGAAGAATGTGATTGAAACAGTTATGGATCAAGGAGGGAAGGGAAAAGAGATGAAAGCGAAAGCGAAAGAGATTGCAGTGCTTATGAGAGAAGCAACAACAGAGAATGGAGAAGTGAAAGGTTCTTCACTGAGATCATTGGATGATTTTATAACTACTATTTTGTCATCCAAGTCTctgtga
- the LOC107610161 gene encoding UDP-glycosyltransferase 92A1-like: protein MAEYSKKDGNENVHIVMLPFLAQGHLIPFLALAKQIQQTTSFKITIATTPSNIQHIKHYYYDHNHVHLAELPFDPTQHGLPPNSDNTKNLSSLDAMLKLTMASLSLEDPFRSLILKIKEEEGHSLLCIISDVFVGWANNVAKSFGIKNITFTTCGAYGTLAYISIWSNLPHKNSDSDEFWIPGFPQNYKFHRSHMHSTLRETDGSCDWSRFILSQIQLSMKSDGWICNTAEEIENLGLELLRKFFINLPVWSFGPLLQPLALQGKERGKGLEPCIEWLDLKDERSVLYICFGSQNTISAFQMMALAEGLEQSGRSFIWVIRPPFGFDINGEFNGDEWLPKGFEERMKNTQKGLLVHQWGPQMEILSHKSIAAFLSHCGWNSVLESLSYGVPIIGWPLAAEQVYNAKMLEEELGVSVMLTATVESVISGEEVKNVIDMVMDQQSGKGKEMKVKAKEIEVLMREATTQNGEVKGSSIRAIDDFVKVILQN, encoded by the exons ATGGCAGAGTATTCAAAGAAAGATGGCAATGAAAATGTTCACATTGTAATGCTACCTTTCTTAGCACAAGGTCATCTCATCCCATTCCTAGCATTAGCAAAACAAATCCAACAAACAACTTCTTTCAAAATCACCATTGCCACCACTCCCTCAAACATTCAACACATCAAACATTATTATTATGATCATAACCATGTCCACCTTGCTGAGCTACCTTTTGATCCTACACAACATGGTCTACCACCAAATTCAGACAACACTAAGAATCTCTCTTCTTTAGATGCAATGCTCAAACTAACCATGGCATCTTTGAGCCTTGAGGACCCCTTTCGCtctttgattttgaaaatcaaagaagAAGAGGGCCACTCTCTACTCTGCATAATCTCTGATGTGTTTGTTGGTTGGGCTAACAATGTTGCAAAGAGTTTTGGAATCAAGAACATAACATTCACAACTTGTGGTGCTTATGGAACTCTGGCTTATATATCTATCTGGTCCAATCTTCCCCATAAAAACTCTGATTCCGACGAGTTTTGGATTCCGGGGTTCCctcagaattacaagtttcaccGCTCTCACATGCATAGCACCTTGAGAGAAACTGATGGAAGTTGTGATTGGTCAAGATTCATCCTTTCCCAGATTCAACTGTCCATGAAATCTGATGGGTGGATTTGTAACACTGCTGAGGAGATTGAGAATTTGGGTTTGGAACTTCTCAGAAAGTTTTTCATTAATCTTCCTGTATGGAGTTTTGGTCCACTTCTTCAACCACTTGCACTTCAAG GTAAAGAGCGTGGCAAGGGTCTTGAACCCTGCATTGAGTGGTTAGATTTGAAGGATGAAAGATCTGTTCTTTACATATGTTTTGGATCACAGAACACAATCAGTGCTTTCCAAATGATGGCATTGGCAGAAGGGTTGGAACAAAGTGGGAGAAGTTTTATTTGGGTTATAAGGCCACCATTTGGTTTTGACATCAATGGAGAGTTCAATGGTGATGAATGGTTACCAAAAGGGTTTGAAGAGAGAATGAAGAACACTCAAAAGGGTTTGTTGGTGCATCAATGGGGACCCCAAATGGAGATTCTTTCACATAAGTCAATAGCAGCATTTCTTAGTCATTGTGGGTGGAATTCAGTGTTGGAGAGTCTAAGTTATGGTGTTCCAATCATTGGGTGGCCATTGGCAGCAGAACAAGTTTACAATGCTAAGATGTTGGAGGAAGAATTGGGTGTTAGTGTTATGCTCACAGCAACAGTTGAAAGTGTGATTTCAGGGGAGGAAGTGAAGAATGTGATTGACATGGTTATGGATCAACAAAGTGGGAAGGGAAAAGAGATGAAGGTGAAGGCTAAAGAGATTGAAGTTCTTATGAGAGAAGCAACTACACAAAATGGTGAAGTTAAAGGCTCTTCAATCAGAGCAATAGATGATTTTGTGAAAGTCATCTTACAAAACTAA